The DNA window GAGGACGAACCTTCCGTCGGTCAAATGGTTCAGCAGGACAGCGCGCTCGGCGACCAGGAACGGGTGGTGGTACGGCAGCCCGAGCACGCCGGTGGCGAACCGGATCCGCCGGGTTCGCTGTGCCGCCGCCGCGATGAACAGCTCCGGGCTGCTCAGCGTCGCCCAGCCGCCGGAGTGGTGCTCGCCGACCCAGAACTCGTCGAACCCGAGCTCGTCCAGGGTTTCGGCCAGGCGCAGGTCCTCTTTGAGCAGCAGGGCGGGATCGGTCCCCGGACGGTGCAGAGGAGAGGTGAAGCAGCCGAAACGGGTGGGCAACTGCATAGTGTCTCCTGACAGGATCACAGCCGGGACGCGATCGCGGCACGCTGGATCTGGTTGGTTCCCTCGATGATTTGGAACAGCTTCGCCTCGCGCATCCACCGCTCCACCGGCTCGGCCCCGGTGTACCCGCGGGCGCCCAGTACCTGGACCGCGTTCGCCGTGACCTTCATCGCCGTGTCCGTCGCGAGCACTTTCGCTTGCGCGGCAAGCAGTTCGCTCCGGCCGCCGCCCACATCGACCTCGCGGCACGCGTGGTGCAGCAACTGCCGGGACGCCTCGATCTCGATCGAGGCGTCCGCCAGCAGGAACCCGACGCCCTGGAAGGTGATGACCGGCGCGCCGAACTGCTCCCGGGTCCTGGCGTGCGTGACGGCACGGGTCAGCGCGGCTTCGGCGAGCCCGATCGCGCAGGCGGCGATCCCCAGCCTGCCCTGGACGAAAAAACTCTGCGCGGCCACCATGCCGCGGTTGACCCGGCCCACCACGCGCCCGGCGGGCACCCTGACGTCGTGGAACGCGATCTGCGCGGTCGGCAGCGCCCGCACTCCCATCTTGTCCTCGGCCCGCCGCACTTCGACACCCGGTGACGCGGTGTCGACCAGGAAGCAGGTGATGCCGCCGAGACCACCACCGCCGGTTCGGGCGTAGACGTTGAGCAGCCCCGCTACCCCAGCGTGCCCGACCCATGCCTTCACCCCGTTGAGCCGGTAGCCGTCGCCATCCGGTTCGGCGGTGGTCGCGATCAGCGCCAGATCCGATCCCGCCCCCGGCTCGGACAGGCAGTTGCCCGCGATCACCCGCCCCTGCCGCAGCCGCGCGAGGAACTCCTCGCGCAGTTCCGGGGAGCCGTGCCTGGCCAGCGCGCAGG is part of the Amycolatopsis sp. CA-230715 genome and encodes:
- a CDS encoding acyl-CoA dehydrogenase family protein; the protein is MEPDELLGRVDEIVAAGITPELAAEHERGETYPLELVRRLCELGLPALVTERPHRTELFCRAVERVATAWVAPAESVHLQALATCALARHGSPELREEFLARLRQGRVIAGNCLSEPGAGSDLALIATTAEPDGDGYRLNGVKAWVGHAGVAGLLNVYARTGGGGLGGITCFLVDTASPGVEVRRAEDKMGVRALPTAQIAFHDVRVPAGRVVGRVNRGMVAAQSFFVQGRLGIAACAIGLAEAALTRAVTHARTREQFGAPVITFQGVGFLLADASIEIEASRQLLHHACREVDVGGGRSELLAAQAKVLATDTAMKVTANAVQVLGARGYTGAEPVERWMREAKLFQIIEGTNQIQRAAIASRL